The following proteins come from a genomic window of Eisenibacter elegans DSM 3317:
- a CDS encoding PP2C family protein-serine/threonine phosphatase, protein MRYPKNALGIFLYANVASWLLLIGSNVIALIGFGGKPFLNINFYLEGLLLNLLFLVLFFYFSVQIERQKPLDFIEQLTQLFITGLLTNTGALVVQFVSTTLQVPPITPSKIQLINWLYYLNIVFVSIFLTQTFFYWKRMILHQKSSQIARTWYTFEYILLASLIFNFFDLGFSNTVFALSFIALTLLGLRLSVNLKWVAYLNAKEKWQGILLLLFIAAFTFYFFRTVITHSENEHLIVDLTHSLYILSLGSFVLFYTIFSLLVIIFNLPTTSVFERKLEEIVSFQKLAHSLRIEEQEEQVYQTLLDAVVSTIEIDAAWLDIHDDHGNLKDTVYRHITADTVHQIKQQLLAHRLKQALHQAFERRHTLDEAPDLSGHNYHSLLVIPMVSHQSSMGSLFLLHRFKDAFDKEKLTRTFVMQAGVSIENFRLLHKTIRQERYQEEIKIARTVQQRLLPKSLFIAPNIEVDAFSDSAYEVGGDYYDFYRIDEHRTLLIIGDISGKGTSAAFNMAQLKGIFHGVSSLGLSPQELLPSLNQAVSACFDRKAFATATLALIDNEAHTVQLTRAGHCPTLYYCAHTQTLRYLMGEGLGLGILRNGSYAAHVDPQIFSYQSGDMLFFYTDGVVEAKNQTGEEYGYDRLKTLISSYVTHSVQDINQQILQDLARFTQDTPIHDDHTVLAIRFL, encoded by the coding sequence ATGCGTTACCCTAAAAATGCCCTTGGTATTTTTCTATATGCCAATGTTGCCAGTTGGCTCTTATTGATAGGTTCCAATGTCATCGCGCTGATTGGCTTTGGTGGCAAGCCCTTCCTAAATATTAATTTTTATTTGGAAGGGCTGCTGCTCAATTTGCTCTTTCTGGTGCTGTTCTTCTATTTTAGCGTGCAGATAGAGCGCCAAAAGCCGCTTGATTTTATCGAACAACTGACACAGCTATTCATCACAGGTTTGCTCACCAATACAGGTGCGCTGGTGGTGCAGTTTGTCTCCACAACCCTGCAAGTTCCCCCAATAACACCCTCTAAAATCCAGCTGATCAATTGGCTGTATTATCTCAATATTGTTTTTGTTTCTATCTTTCTTACTCAAACCTTTTTTTATTGGAAACGGATGATTTTGCACCAGAAATCATCCCAAATAGCGCGTACTTGGTATACTTTTGAGTATATCTTGCTGGCCAGCCTGATATTCAATTTTTTCGACCTTGGCTTTAGCAATACCGTTTTTGCGCTCTCCTTTATTGCGTTGACCTTGCTGGGTTTGCGCCTCTCTGTTAATCTTAAATGGGTAGCCTATCTCAATGCCAAAGAAAAATGGCAAGGTATCTTGCTACTCCTTTTTATTGCGGCATTTACTTTTTATTTTTTCAGGACGGTCATCACACACTCCGAAAACGAGCACCTCATCGTAGACCTGACCCACAGCTTGTATATCCTCTCTTTGGGGTCTTTTGTGCTGTTTTATACAATTTTTTCACTCTTGGTGATTATCTTCAACCTGCCTACTACTTCGGTTTTTGAGCGAAAGTTGGAGGAGATTGTTAGTTTCCAAAAGCTAGCTCACTCCTTGCGCATCGAAGAACAAGAAGAGCAGGTATACCAAACCTTGCTCGATGCAGTGGTCAGTACTATCGAGATTGATGCAGCTTGGCTCGATATACACGACGACCACGGCAACCTCAAAGATACAGTCTATCGGCATATTACTGCCGATACCGTTCATCAAATCAAACAACAACTCTTGGCCCATCGACTCAAACAGGCGCTACACCAAGCTTTTGAGCGCCGGCATACACTCGACGAAGCGCCCGACCTGTCTGGGCATAATTATCACTCACTTTTGGTTATCCCGATGGTCTCGCACCAAAGCTCTATGGGCAGTCTATTTCTGCTCCATCGTTTCAAAGATGCTTTCGACAAGGAAAAGCTGACCCGCACATTTGTGATGCAGGCAGGGGTCTCGATTGAGAATTTCCGCCTACTACATAAAACTATTCGACAAGAACGTTACCAAGAAGAAATCAAAATTGCCCGTACAGTACAACAACGTCTATTGCCCAAATCGCTTTTTATAGCACCCAATATCGAAGTCGATGCATTCTCAGACTCGGCCTATGAGGTCGGGGGAGACTATTATGATTTTTACCGTATTGATGAGCACCGCACCTTGCTCATTATCGGAGATATTTCGGGCAAGGGAACTTCGGCGGCCTTCAATATGGCGCAGCTCAAGGGTATTTTCCACGGGGTCTCTTCGCTAGGTCTTAGTCCTCAAGAGTTGCTGCCTTCGCTTAACCAAGCCGTCAGCGCTTGTTTTGACCGCAAAGCGTTTGCTACCGCTACGCTTGCCCTCATTGATAACGAGGCCCATACCGTACAGCTGACCCGCGCAGGGCATTGTCCTACGCTTTATTATTGTGCGCATACCCAAACGCTGCGCTACCTGATGGGCGAAGGGTTAGGCCTAGGGATTTTGCGCAATGGCAGCTATGCCGCACACGTAGACCCCCAAATATTTTCGTATCAATCCGGCGATATGCTCTTCTTTTATACGGATGGAGTGGTAGAGGCCAAAAACCAAACGGGCGAAGAATATGGTTATGACCGACTCAAAACCTTGATTTCGAGCTATGTTACACATTCTGTGCAAGATATCAACCAACAAATTTTGCAAGATTTGGCTCGCTTCACACAGGATACCCCTATCCACGATGACCATACCGTATTGGCAATTCGATTTTTATAA
- the trmB gene encoding tRNA (guanosine(46)-N7)-methyltransferase TrmB — translation MGRQKLKKFEDNDKAGNIVQAGKPIYETIKGNWRAFFGNDKPLVVELACGRGEYSVGLAGVFPEKNFVGVDIKGARLWTGSQAAYAQGLDNVAFLRAYIQNLTDFFAPQEIDELWITFPDPRPRNSDERRRLTHPRFLAMYRQLLKPEGWLHLKTDSDSLFEYTLETLAEHPIKDFVHTSDLYSSSMAQDHHGIKTYYEHLFSAQGFSIKYLRFRFA, via the coding sequence ATGGGCAGACAAAAACTCAAGAAATTCGAAGACAATGACAAGGCCGGCAATATCGTGCAGGCTGGCAAACCAATTTATGAAACTATCAAGGGCAACTGGCGTGCTTTTTTTGGCAACGACAAGCCGCTAGTCGTAGAGCTGGCCTGTGGCCGAGGGGAGTATAGTGTTGGCTTGGCGGGTGTATTTCCCGAAAAAAACTTTGTCGGGGTCGATATCAAGGGCGCACGTCTCTGGACTGGCAGCCAAGCGGCTTATGCCCAAGGTTTAGATAACGTAGCTTTTTTGAGGGCTTATATCCAAAACTTGACTGATTTTTTTGCTCCACAAGAAATCGATGAGCTCTGGATTACTTTTCCTGACCCTCGCCCCCGAAATAGCGATGAGCGCCGCCGCCTCACACACCCACGGTTTTTGGCTATGTACCGCCAACTACTCAAGCCTGAGGGTTGGCTACATCTTAAGACAGATAGCGACAGCCTTTTTGAATATACCCTCGAAACGCTGGCCGAACATCCTATCAAAGATTTTGTACATACATCTGACCTTTATAGCTCTAGTATGGCCCAAGACCATCACGGGATTAAAACCTACTACGAGCACCTTTTTTCTGCGCAAGGGTTCAGTATCAAATACTTGCGATTTAGATTTGCCTAA
- a CDS encoding AAA family ATPase, which produces METTDLQQHYHQKIRQTFTEVGKVVVGQSYMINRLLVGLFTNGHVLLEGVPGLAKTLTINTLSKVLDLRFQRIQFTPDLLPADLVGTMIYNQKTGTFDVKKGPIFANLILADEVNRSPAKVQSALLEAMQEKQVTIGETTYKLDKPFLVLATQNPVDQEGTYPLPEAQIDRFMMKVYVDYLDKDMELEVMRRMANMSFKGNVNAVLSQEDIFAIQQEINKVSISPSLEKYIVELVFATRKPLEYGLKEESYYVQYGVSPRASINLNLAAKASAYLDERDYVLPEDIKEMTHDIFNHRILLNYEAEADGVTTSQIVNNILKQVPINKDE; this is translated from the coding sequence ATGGAAACAACAGACTTACAACAACATTATCACCAAAAAATCCGCCAAACCTTTACCGAAGTGGGCAAGGTCGTCGTGGGGCAGTCTTATATGATTAACAGGCTGCTGGTGGGCTTATTTACCAATGGGCACGTCTTGCTCGAAGGAGTTCCGGGCTTGGCCAAAACCTTGACCATCAACACCCTCTCCAAAGTACTAGACCTGCGTTTCCAACGCATCCAGTTTACGCCTGATTTGTTGCCAGCTGACTTGGTCGGCACGATGATTTATAACCAAAAAACGGGCACCTTCGACGTAAAGAAAGGCCCTATCTTTGCCAACCTTATCCTGGCCGATGAGGTGAACCGCTCCCCGGCCAAGGTTCAATCGGCCTTGCTAGAAGCGATGCAAGAAAAGCAGGTAACCATCGGCGAGACAACCTACAAGCTCGACAAGCCCTTCTTGGTATTGGCTACCCAAAACCCTGTAGATCAGGAGGGAACATACCCCTTGCCCGAAGCACAGATAGACCGCTTTATGATGAAGGTTTATGTTGACTACCTCGACAAGGATATGGAGCTAGAGGTAATGCGACGAATGGCCAATATGAGTTTTAAGGGCAATGTCAATGCCGTACTCTCACAGGAGGATATTTTTGCCATCCAACAAGAAATCAACAAGGTGAGTATTTCGCCTTCGCTCGAAAAATACATCGTAGAGCTAGTATTTGCTACCCGCAAACCGCTAGAATATGGCCTCAAAGAAGAGAGCTATTATGTACAGTATGGTGTCTCGCCACGCGCTAGTATCAACCTTAACCTAGCGGCCAAGGCCAGCGCCTATCTTGATGAGCGCGACTATGTGTTGCCCGAAGATATCAAAGAAATGACGCACGATATTTTCAATCACCGGATTCTGCTCAATTATGAGGCCGAAGCCGATGGCGTAACTACCTCCCAAATTGTCAATAATATCCTCAAACAAGTTCCCATCAACAAAGACGAATAA
- the ctlX gene encoding citrulline utilization hydrolase CtlX, producing the protein MAQQTTNHILMIRPVRFAYNEQTAANNAFQDASQQHAADTQAKALQEFDAMVRTLGRKGVQLTVIEDTPEPHTPDSIFPNNWASYHEDGTVILYPMYAPNRRLERRMDIIERFKERYEVSRIIDMSHYETQGKFLESTGSVIFDRPNKLIYACYSPRTDRELLEELAQHLGYTAVGFEAQDRQGQEIYHTNVLMCLGTQIAVICMEAVTKAEEKAMLLAHFERTGKTVVDISWTQMEQFAGNMLEVQNEDDEALLVMSKTAYDALTDEQRETLAQAATLVPCAIPTIERNGGGSARCMMSEIFLPLQKKTMPSSEPTQHYDPTTHKAHSISAFMQTLIDFEAQITKREFQKIFGADAGLILWHKFTQNCGSNTTILYRILDEQEQEMFDAYIEKCIRFRKYE; encoded by the coding sequence ATGGCCCAACAAACGACTAACCATATCTTGATGATTCGCCCGGTGCGCTTTGCTTATAATGAGCAAACGGCGGCCAATAACGCCTTTCAGGATGCTTCCCAACAACACGCCGCCGATACCCAAGCCAAAGCCTTGCAAGAGTTTGACGCAATGGTGCGCACCCTTGGGCGAAAAGGCGTACAACTGACAGTGATAGAAGATACACCCGAGCCCCATACACCAGATTCTATTTTCCCTAACAACTGGGCTTCTTATCACGAAGATGGGACTGTCATCCTATACCCAATGTATGCGCCCAACCGCCGTTTAGAGCGCCGTATGGACATCATCGAGCGCTTTAAGGAACGCTATGAGGTCAGCCGGATTATCGATATGTCACATTATGAAACGCAAGGCAAATTTTTGGAAAGTACGGGTAGTGTCATCTTTGATCGTCCCAATAAGCTTATTTATGCCTGCTATTCGCCGCGTACTGACCGTGAGCTGCTCGAAGAGCTCGCCCAACACTTGGGCTATACGGCTGTAGGGTTTGAGGCGCAAGACCGCCAAGGGCAGGAGATTTATCATACCAATGTCTTGATGTGTTTGGGAACACAAATAGCGGTGATTTGTATGGAAGCCGTTACTAAGGCCGAGGAAAAGGCGATGCTCTTGGCACATTTTGAGCGTACCGGAAAAACTGTCGTTGATATTTCATGGACACAAATGGAGCAGTTTGCCGGCAATATGCTCGAAGTGCAAAATGAAGACGATGAGGCGCTGCTCGTGATGTCAAAAACAGCCTATGATGCCCTCACCGACGAACAACGCGAAACCCTCGCACAGGCGGCCACCCTCGTGCCCTGTGCAATCCCCACAATCGAGCGCAACGGTGGCGGCAGCGCCCGGTGTATGATGTCAGAAATATTTTTACCGCTTCAGAAAAAAACAATGCCCTCCTCAGAGCCAACCCAACATTACGACCCCACTACGCACAAAGCCCACTCTATCTCGGCCTTTATGCAAACCCTCATCGACTTTGAAGCGCAAATCACCAAACGCGAGTTTCAAAAAATATTCGGAGCCGATGCAGGGCTGATTCTATGGCATAAATTTACCCAAAACTGCGGTAGCAATACCACCATTCTCTACCGTATTTTGGATGAACAAGAGCAGGAGATGTTCGATGCTTATATCGAAAAATGTATCCGCTTTCGCAAATACGAATAA